In one Leishmania mexicana MHOM/GT/2001/U1103 complete genome, chromosome 19 genomic region, the following are encoded:
- a CDS encoding putative fibrillarin: MRGGRGSFGGRGGGGRGGGGRGGGGRGGGGRGGGRGGGRGGGRGGGRGGGRGGRGGAGAPKGNIFHPHARFNGCYLLAGKDTLSTRSLVPGVSVYSEKRVNGTVAGESESHEFRVWNPYRSKLASAIYAGVASIYMEPGSAVLYLGAASGTTVSHVSDLVGPEGVVYAVEFSHRSGRDLEEMTKRRSNIVPILEDARYPQKYRMLIPRLVDCIFMDVAQPDQARILALNAQHFLKANGGFVISIKANCIDSTADPAAVFASEVQKLKDSGLRPKEQVSLEPFERDHCVVTGYYKNVPQAA; this comes from the coding sequence ATGCGCGGCGGGCGCGGTAGCTTCggtggacgcggcggcggcggtcgcggtggtggcggtcgcggtggtggtggtcgcggtggtggcggccgtggcggtggtcgcggtggcggccgtggcggtggccgcggcggtggacgtggcggcggtcgcggcggTCGTgggggtgcgggtgcgccgAAGGGCAACATCTTCCACCCGCATGCCCGCTTCAACGGCTGCTACCTCTTGGCCGGCAAGGACACCCTCTCCACGCGGTCGCTGGTCCCTGGCGTGTCGGTGTACAGCGAGAAGCGTGTGAACGGCACGGTGGCCGGCGAGTCTGAGTCGCACGAGTTCCGCGTATGGAACCCGTACCGCTCCAAGCTAGCGTCCGCGATCTACGCTGGTGTAGCGAGCATATACATGGAGCCTGGTTCTGCCGTGCTATACCTTGGTGCAGCCAGCGGCACCACTGTTAGCCACGTCTCGGACCTTGTCGGACCGGAGGGCGTCGTGTACGCGGTAGAGTTctcgcaccgcagcggccgtgATCTGGAAGAGATGACgaagcgccgcagcaacaTCGTCCCCATCCTGGAGGATGCCCGCTACCCGCAGAAGTACCGCATGCTCATTCCTCGCCTGGTGGACTGCATCTTCATGGACGTCGCCCAGCCGGATCAGGCGCGCATTCTAGCCCTCAACGCCCAGCACTTCTTGAAGGCGAACGGTGGCTTTGTGATTTCGATCAAGGCGAACTGCATCGACTCCACGGCGGATCCGGCAGCAGTGTTTGCGTCTGAGGTTCAGAAGCTGAAGGATTCCGGCCTCCGCCCAAAGGAGCAAGTCTCACTAGAGCCCTTCGAGCGCGACCACTGCGTCGTCACGGGCTACTACAAGAACGTCCCACAGGCAGCGTAA